The genomic DNA TAATGCCGGTAATCTTGACCCGCAGTCGGCTCATCCAAAATTAGCACATCCGGTTGACGGACCAGAATCGATGCAATCGTCACCCTTTTCTTTTGTCCAAAACTCAAAGCATCGATTGGCCAATTGCGGAACGGATACAATCCGCATCGACGAAGCGTTTCCTCAACCCGTCGATTTTCTTCTTCCTCACTCAGCGCAAGAACCTGCATGCCGTAGCGTATTTCTTCCTGCACAATTTGTTTTGAAATCATATGGTTGGGATTTTGCAGGACAAATCCTACTCGATCGGCCCGTTGACCAATTGATTGGTTTGTAACATCCGAACCGGCGAGATGAATTGTTCCGCTTCCCGCCCGGCGATAACCGCTCAAAATTTTAGCCAGTGTCGATTTTCCGGCACCGTTCTGTCCGACGATACTCGTTAACGTACCTTTGGCGAAAGAAGTCGATACTTGATTTAAAATCAATCGCTCTGCATCATAACGGAAATTCAGCTGTTTGACATCCAGCAATGGTTCACGACGTTGAACCGGCTCAATAGACTGTCTTTGCAACAGAGTATGCAGAAGCCCCCTGTCAAATCGGGTGATAAACGTCTCCATTCGACTTGGTTGCATCTGTGGATGAATCGGCATTCCGGCAAAACGGGCCAGACTCAAATATAACGGTTCACGCAACGCAGACGCGCTAATAATGCCTCCACTCAACACTTCATCCGGACTTGCATCCGCGACGATTGTGCCTTCTTTCATCACGATCATCCGGTCAAATGGAATCGAAAGCACATCTTCAATCCGGTGCTCGATCACAATCAACGTCTGTTCCGTCCGTCGTTGCAACTGATCAATCAATTCCATCGCTTCCATGCCGGCAATCGGATCCAAATTAGCCAACGGTTCATCAAATAACAGCACTTCCGCTTCTTCGACGAGGACACCCGCTAACGCAACCCGTTGCCGTTGCCCACCGGACAGTGCCTCCAGACGGGACCCCAACAAAGAGTCGACATCGACCAGACGGGCTGTTTTTTCTACCAAATGTCGCATGTCCTGCTGTTCGACTTGCTTATTTTCCAAAGCAAACGCAATATCTTCTGCTACTGACAATCCGACAAACTGAGTATCCGGATCCTGCATAACGGTTCCGACAATACTTGAACGGTCAAACAAAGAGAGCGTTCGGGCATCGATTCCGGTAATTTCGACAGACCCTTCCCACGTACCGGGATAAGAAAATGGAATTAAACCGTTGATACACTGGGCGAGTGTACTTTTTCCTGAACCGGATGGTCCAACGATTAATACACGCTCACCTTTAGAAATTGACAGGTTAATCTTCTGTAAAGTTGGTTCCGACTGGCTCCGGTACGTAAACGAAAATTCATTGAATGCTACACTTACCTGCTTCATGTTAATCCCCCCGACTAAAAAGACTGCCCCCCTTGAGGGGACAGTCCTGGTTTATGCTTCTCGCTTCAGACTGCCTGCCTTGCTTCTCGTTTTAGCATACGCCACTAAGAGAAGACTTCCGATAACACCAACTGTAATGATGTTGGATGCGGCCGCGACCGCTCCTTGAACGAATACTTTATTGGCAGGTTCTGCATAAATTAAAATATCTAAAACAGGTGCTAGAATGACCCAACCAATCAGTTGAACAAGTGCTTGTGTGCCGTTAAACAGCACTAATTTTTTTGTCGTCAAACCGCCTTCTTCAATCCGGATCCGACGGGCAATCAAACCGATTGAAAAACCGACAAATCCGGAGACGATGACCCAACTCCACCAAGGTGCACCATAAAAGATGGCATCTTTTAAAGCATGACCGATTAATCCAATTAATCCCGCTGCAATCGGTCCAAACAAAATAGCCATGAATGCTAAAAAGGCATAGGCTGTCTCAATCGATGTATTCGGAATTCCCGTCGGTAATGCAGCAAACCGTCCTAAGATGACGAATACTGCTGCCCCAACGCCTGTCGCCACAATTTGTTTTGTCGTTAATCCATTCATGTCACTTCTCTCCTCTACTCTTTTGAATACGAACCTGCCATGCGTTTCCGATACCGACCTGATACCGTTCAGCAAACGAATCTTGATTTAATGCGAGCGCCAGATGATCCATTGAATTGACATAGACCAGTCCCTTTCCCAGTTCAACGTTGGCAAATGAATGTCCCCACGTCAGTTCATCTGAAAATACGATATTCCCGTCGTGGACCACTTCCACTTGCACCGAACATCCGATTTCCAGCCCGATATGCCGTATGAAAGTAGAAGGAATGTTGGTCCAGACGTTCCCAAACCGGACATCAAAAATTTCAATAATCCCTTCCAGCCGTTCATCTTGCTGACGAGCCGGCTCCCGGTTCAGCAAAATCAGCGACTCCAAGTCAATCAGCGGACCAATATCAGAGTACGTGATGGTTCGACTCGATAGCCGGGCGCCTGTGTAAGCGTAAATATCACGACCATGGAACGTATACGATTCACCCATGACCGGCAGACGGTGGATTGTATCGTCCAACAAACGGGCATCCGCTAATAAGTTCCCTTGCACCAAATGTGTTAATGTCCCATTATCCGGTGTGATGATGAATTGATTCGTATGGGTCCGGGCGACGACACTCTTCCGATTCGATCCGACTCCGGGATCAACGACAGAAACAAATACCGTCTGTTCTTTCCAGTACGGAACCGTCTGAATGAGTCGATACGAGGCTTCCCAAATCTGAAACGGCGGGATATCATGCGTTAAATCAAAAATACGGATTTCGGGATTAATACTATGTGCGACACCATACATGGCACTTACCGCCCCATCACTCATTCCAAAATCGGATTGTAACACCAATGCCTCTGCCATCTTTCCGACTCCTTTCTTATCTCATAAAAAAAGACATCCCGCCCTTATCAGATAAGGACGTGATGTCTCACGTGGTACCACCTTCGTTCATCATCTGACTCGCATCAAATGACCTCATAGAGTCGAGGACTCCCAAGAATGATAACGGTATCCGTTCGTACCGGTCGATTCTACTTACGAAGTTCGTGTTCTATCGACAGCTCAAGGACCATCTTCCGACAGACTGTTTCACTTCATTCCCACCAACAGAAGCTCTCTGTTCAAACAGTCGCGTCGTACTCTTCCTATCAACGCCAGTATATTTAATTAGTCTGAAAATTTAAACTTATCTTACAACCCTTTTTTTATTTACGCAAGTCTTTTATTTACGAACACTCAAATCAGTTGCCCGAACCGTACCCCATGGCGAGACATCAGCTCTGACTTCTAATTTTTTCGCATCCTCATATCCTTTTCCTGTTCCCTGCGCCACATAATACTGATTCAATTGGGGGATGGTGACGTATTTGTCGTAATAATCTCCGGCAACTGAACCGAAAAAGCGTTCATTCGAGATCCGGTCGATCTTGGCATAACCATCAGAATCCGTCGTAAACGTAACGTAGACCAATCCTTTTTTGACGGAATCTGCCGGCTTCAGGTCAGGATACTGCAACATGACATATTCACCGAAGACCGGGCTAAACGGATCGTACGGTTCCGCCCGAAAACGATAGCTGTCACCGAACCAGGAAATGGAATAAAAACTGAGGATCACACCGAGGACAACGATGATTTGCAGGACTGGAAACAGATACCGTTTCATGACGGAACCCCTCCTTCATGACGTTTTCGAATCCACCATAAGACACCGGCAATCAGGAAGACGAGCAGTGCTCCGACGAGGAAGAACAATGACATATCGAGACGATCCCAGGCATAGATGAAATAAATCGTCAGTTGGACCGCGATGAAGTAGATGAATGGAATCGTCAGACGACGACCTTGACGCTCTTGCTCAATCAAATAGACAAAGGCAATGAGTTCGACGAGCGCAGCAATCAAGATGGCTTGTTCATCAAACCAAAGGAATCCGAACAAACCGAGCGGTAAAATCCAAAACAACGGACGAAATTTTTGATACATCAAGTATCCGATTGCGAGACCGAAAACAGCAAGCGCGATTGCTTCTCCCAAAGGAATGACGGAGTCCGTCGTTTCCGCACGTATCGTTAAATAGATCAGTGAATTGATTGCGGCGACAATCAAATACAGATGGTATAAAAAATGACGGTCCTGTTCCTGTTTGACGACGAGTAACAGCGGGACAAGGGCAAACAAGGTCCAAATCGGCCAAAGGAGACCGTCATAAGAGACAAGGGCAAACAACTCAAGTCCCGATAGATAAAGAAATAACCAACTGAGAATGAGGGACGGAAAAGACTGGCTGAAATAGAACCAGGCAAGCGAAACAATCACGACGAAGACAATCGATGTCCAGTCGAGAAACGTGGCGTGCTCACTTCCGAATCCGCCGACTCCGGTAAAGATATTCAAACCCGAGATGAATGCGAGAATGGCATAGGCCGGATGACGCCACGTGAAGAAGTGGGCAAGCGCGGCAAGAAAGACGGCCCAACCGATGAAGGAACCTTGCATCGACATATGGAAGCTCTGAACGGTGACGATGAGGGCTCCGGCAAAAGCGATCAGTCCAAGGATCCGGAAAGCGACGGGATTCCAAATGGTTCGACGTTCCGATACATCTGCCAAGACATAACAACCGACCATGATGACTAAAACCAAACCAATCTTAATGAGGGCAGGAATCGCCTGCCAATTCGCAGCTAAAAAACTGAGTAAGGCTAAACCGACAAAGGTCAGTCCGACAATCAACAACAATGGGACACGCTTTTTATTTTTCCGATGAGCTTCATACTCCTTAATTCGTTGAATCGTCTCTGCATCAATCAAACCGGCCTGTTGCCACTCCATTAACTTCGTCAGTCGCGCCATCATTGACACCTCCCGATTACAAGTTGCTAGGCTACATTTATATTTTCCCGTTTGTCGTCGAATCTATGCGGACATTAACAGAAATACAAGTCACCACCATGACTTTTCCCGACACAAAAACGACCGCCTCCGTAAAGGGGACGGTCGTCTGCTGAATTAGACTTTGAAACGTGAAACCAGCACTTGCAATTCTTCCGCCATATCAGACAATGTTTTCGCCGATTGCGAAATATCTTCCATCGAGCCGAGTTGTTCTTCCGTCGTTGCTGCGACGCGCTCTGATGCGGCAGAATTTTCATCTGCGATATGGGCGATTTCCGTTGCGGATGCCGAGACTTCCTGGACGTTGGCAGCAATCTCTTCGACCGTTGCCGTGACATCCTCGATCCGCGGTGTCATCTCTTGGGTCCGCAACATGATTTGTTTGAAACGAACGGCCGAATCTTCCGTCGTTTCCAGTCCCGCTTTCGTATGATGCGATACTTCTTTCATCAGGAAGACCGAACGTTCCGTTTCCTGTTTGATATTTTGAATCAGATGGGAGATTTGTTTCGTCGATTCCTGCGACTGTTCCGCAAGCTTCCGCACTTCACTGGCAACGACGGCAAATCCTTTTCCGTTTTCCCCCGCCCGTGCGGCTTCAATCGCTGCGTTTAAGGCAAGTAAATTTGTCTGGGTGGCAATGCCGTTGATGACATCGACAATCTTTCCAATCTCGTTCGAGCGGTGTGCGAGTGATTGGATGACCTCACCAAAATTCTCGACCGATGTATCGATTGCCTTCATCTGCTCCACGTTTTTAGTAACAGCGGCCGTACCGTCTTCTGCTTCTGAAGCCGTCGCACGCGACAATTCCGAGACGTTGGTTGAACTTTCGGCAATCCGCATGACACCTGACGTAATGGCTTGAAGTGATATAGCATTGCCGTCCAGCTGACGTTTCGATTGACCGGCGCCTGCCGCCATCTCTTGAATCGAACCGGCAATTTGTTCCGAGGCTGCCGTCGTCTGCGCCGCATTTGCCATTAATTCTTCTGAAGAGGCCGCGACCTGTCCAATCGATTGATCAAGATTCGTGATGATGCCACGCAACGACAGAATCATCGTATTGAAGCTTTCTGCGACTTGTCCGATTTCATCATCCGACTCGACGACGACCTCTTCCGTCAAATCGCCTTCTTGAATCCGTTCCGCACTTTTCGTCAATCGATTCAGCGGGCTGATGATCGAACGTAAGATAAAGAATAACAGTAGTGCAGCCAGGAGGAACGTACCAGCAATGACACCTAATGTCGTCCATAAAATACTGGATGTTTCATCCGTGATTTCATGATCGTATAATGTCCCGGCGACTTTCCAACCGGTCAAACTGTTCGTCATGAAATCCATCTGCTTTTCTTCATCTTCAAATAAGTAGGAAAAGCGTCCTTCCTTACCCGCATAAAGGGAACCAACCCAACTGCCGGACGCTGTTTCACCCGGTTTCAACGTCGGATGGGTAACGAATTTTTTTTTCGAATCCAAAATCGTGACGTAACCTTCTTTTCCGATTTTGATTTTTTTAGCGATTTCTGCAATCCGGTCGACATCAACGTCGACTGCAATGACACCGCGTCCGTTTCCACCCGTCTGCGAGAGCGTGACCATCATCTTGCCCGATGCCGCATCCACATACGGATCCGTGATGACGACTTTCCCACCAGCGTCTTCTGCTGCTTTGTACCAAGGACGGTCCCGAGGATCATAATCATCCGGCATCGACTGTTCCGGATAGATTGTCATCTCTCCTGATGTCGTCGCATAATAAATATTAGCGGCTTGTGGATGGGTATCTAAGTATTCGGTCATTTTTTCTTTTAAGTCGAGGTTCTGTTTACCTGATTGATAAAGTGTCCCGTCAATCCGGTCCGCGAAAAAGGCGACATCGCGTCGCATCGGATCGATGATGTTCATGATTTCATCGTTCATCCGGTCGACTCCGGCATGAGCTGACTGCAGGATTTCATTCGTAATTTTTTGTTTGGCCTGACTGTAAGAAACAAAGCCAATCAATAAAGACGGAATCAATAATAAGAGCATCGATGTCAGGATCAACTTCTGTTTAATACTCAACGTACGCTTTTTCTTCTGTTTCATATCCAACTCCCATTCTCGAGCTAAGTACTCGTCGTTCTAGTTTCTTTATCGGTTAAAATGTATGTTTTTTCACAGAAAATCAAAAAAAAGAAACGGATCCTTTTAGGAATCCGCTTCCATTTTTTAAACACTTACGCTTCTTGATCGCCCTTCCAGTTCATCATGCCGCCTTCGACGTTGACGACGTCATAGCCATACTGTTCGAGGAACCGTCCGACGTTTTCACTTCGTCCGCCTGCCTTACAAATCAGATAATAGGTCTCGCCTTCTTGCAGCTCTGTATACCGCTCACCGATCTCAGACATCGGCAGAAAACGGACATTCGGAATGTGGCCGGCATCGTATTCGTCTTGTTCCCGGACATCCACAACGTGTAACGCTTCACCAGCTTCAAGCTTTTCTTGCAGTTCATCAACATGAATCGTTTTCATAATTAATCCTCCTCTGACGTATCTGTGTCCAGTGTAGCAAAACTGACGTCGAAACAGAACAAAAGAGACCAGCCGAAGCTGATCTCTCCTGTTATTATTCCCCGGACGCTTGATCCAGTGGCTGACGCTTTTGTTTATGCATTCCCCGTGCATAATACACAGCAATCAAAATCACATACCAGAGTGGTCCGACAATCAGTGCAATCCGTGTTCCGGCATCAAATGCCATCAGGACAATGACCCCCGCGAGAGCGGCTAACGCAAGATAGTTCGCAATCGGGAAGAATGGAACGGCGAATTCAGCCGTACCATGCACTTTCCGTGCCCTCATTTGAGCAATCAAAATCATCGCCCACGTCCAGACTGCTCCGAATGTCGCGATACTTGTGACAATCGCAAAGACATCGTCCGGCAAGAAGTAGTTGAGTGCGACACCGACTAGCAACGCAACCCCAGAAAGAATCGTCGCGAGTGCCGGTACACCATTTTTCGAAATTTTTGCGAAACGTTTTGGTGCTTCCTGATTTTGTGACAAGTTCATCATCATCCGGGCTGTCGAGAAGATCCCGGAATTACATGATGATAACGCTGCCGTCAAGACAACGAAGTTGATGATTCCGGCAGCTGATGGAATACCAAGTGATTCAAATAATAACACGAATGGACTGCTGTTATTCTGCCCGACTTGATCCCATGGATAAATCGAAAGAATGACGAACAGAGCACCGATGTAGAAGACTAATATCCGTAAGAAGACATTGTTGACCGCTTTGCGAATCGTTTTCTTCGGATTTTTCGCTTCTCCTGCTGTGACCCCGATCACTTCAATCCCTAAGAAGGCAAACATGACCATTTGCATCGCCAGTAAGACGCCACCGAACCCATTCGGCAGGAACCCGCCATGCGACCAAAGATTTGAAATCCCGACCGGCGTACCGCCGTTCCCGAAGCCGATGACGATCGTCAACGTTCCAAGGATAATCATTGCGACGATGGCAACGATTTTGATTAATGCAAACCAGAATTCAAATTCCCCATAAAACTTAACCGCAATGAAGTTGATGCTTGTCATCAAAATCAGTGCACCAAGCGCCCACATCCAAGTGGGTGAATTCGGGAACCATTCTTGCATATAAATCCCGACGGCCGTAATTTCGGCCATACATGTGAAAATCCAGAGTAACCAATAATTCCACCCTGTCAGAAAACCGGCTAGCGGACTGACATATTTTCGGGCATACTCGGCAAAACTGCCTGCTACCGGTTCACGGACCGCGAGTTCCCCAAGAGCCCGCATGATAATGAAGATAATAAGACCACCGATTAAGTACCCGATCAGTATTCCTGGTCCAGCTAATTGAATCGCTTTTGCGGACCCCAAGAACAGTCCGACACCGATCGCCGCCCCCAGCGACATCAATGTAATGTGACGTTCTTCTAATCCCCGATTCAGTTCTGTCTGTTGTTTCATCTGTACGACGTCCTTCCCGTCTCTGTTTGTTTCCTAGCAGTTCCCCTAACCGCTACGTTGTCAGTATAAAGAAATTGTGTCCGTTTTGTAAACGTTTTCAAGAGATATTTTCTCCGAATCCCACATACTCGAAATATTCTGATTTATGTAACGGTACATAAAAGGAGCAACCACCTATACCGAATAGTATACATGACTGCTCCTTTCATAAAGGTTACAAATCTTATTCAACCTTTGCCAAAGGTGATTTTTTCATTGTGGTTTTCTTTTCCGTCAATCGGAATAAACCGTTTAAGAGCAACGCCGTTACTGATCCGGCAACGATCGGGCTATCTGTCAAGACACGGACCTGATCCGGAAGTGACGCGACAATCGCCGGATTCATGCTGATACCGAGTCCGACACCAAGCGCAAGAGCCACCGTGATGACATGGTCATTTTTAGAAAAATCGACGCGGGATAAAATCCGGATTCCGCTCGCTGCGACCGTTCCGAACATGACGAGCATCGCTCCACCGAGAACTGGTTTTGGAATCAGCGTCGTGAATGTTGCGACTTTAGGTAAGAAACCAAGCACAATCAAAAAGAACCCGGCAAAAATAATGACTTTTCGTGTTTTCACACCCGTCAACTGAACGAGACCAACGTTTTGACTGTACGTCGTATACGGGAAACTGTTGAAAATCCCGCCAATGATCGTTGCGGCCCCTTCCGCCCGGTAGCCACGGGCCAAATCTTTATCCGTCAACTTCTTATCGGTGATTTCCCCAAGCGTCAAGAAGACCCCTGTCGACTCGACCATCGAAACGAGCCCGACCAGCGTCATCGTCAAAATGGCCGTCGCATTAAAGGTCGGAACACCAAAATAAAACGGTGTCACCATCTGGAACCACGACGCTTCGGCAACCGGGCTAAAATCAATCATGCCCATACCGAATGCGACCAACGTGCCGATCAAAACAGCAATCAACACCGCTGCCGCTTTTGAAAAGACAGTCCCGTATCGGTTGAAGATCAAAATCAGAACAATCGTCAACGCGGCGAGTCCCAAGTAGCGTAAGTCACCAAAATCCTTTGCTCCCTGTCCGCCGCCGATATCGTTAATAGCAGCCGGAATCAGCGAAATGCCGATAATCGTCACGACAGAACCGAGGACGACCGGAGGAAACAAAATCGCAATCCGGCTGAACCAACCGGAAATCACTAAGATGATTAATCCACTGGCAATCAATGCTCCGTAAATCGCGGTGATACCTTGCAGACTGCCAA from Exiguobacterium sibiricum 7-3 includes the following:
- a CDS encoding ABC transporter ATP-binding protein; amino-acid sequence: MKQVSVAFNEFSFTYRSQSEPTLQKINLSISKGERVLIVGPSGSGKSTLAQCINGLIPFSYPGTWEGSVEITGIDARTLSLFDRSSIVGTVMQDPDTQFVGLSVAEDIAFALENKQVEQQDMRHLVEKTARLVDVDSLLGSRLEALSGGQRQRVALAGVLVEEAEVLLFDEPLANLDPIAGMEAMELIDQLQRRTEQTLIVIEHRIEDVLSIPFDRMIVMKEGTIVADASPDEVLSGGIISASALREPLYLSLARFAGMPIHPQMQPSRMETFITRFDRGLLHTLLQRQSIEPVQRREPLLDVKQLNFRYDAERLILNQVSTSFAKGTLTSIVGQNGAGKSTLAKILSGYRRAGSGTIHLAGSDVTNQSIGQRADRVGFVLQNPNHMISKQIVQEEIRYGMQVLALSEEEENRRVEETLRRCGLYPFRNWPIDALSFGQKKRVTIASILVRQPDVLILDEPTAGQDYRHYSDIMDFLERLKHEGMTLLVITHDMHLVLEYSDHVCLIQNGQVQFEGTPLALLSQKELLQQAHLKQTSLFTVAQQYELDPAGLVTQVIEAERKERAGWQ
- a CDS encoding ECF-type riboflavin transporter substrate-binding protein, which produces MNGLTTKQIVATGVGAAVFVILGRFAALPTGIPNTSIETAYAFLAFMAILFGPIAAGLIGLIGHALKDAIFYGAPWWSWVIVSGFVGFSIGLIARRIRIEEGGLTTKKLVLFNGTQALVQLIGWVILAPVLDILIYAEPANKVFVQGAVAAASNIITVGVIGSLLLVAYAKTRSKAGSLKREA
- a CDS encoding SAM hydrolase/SAM-dependent halogenase family protein encodes the protein MAEALVLQSDFGMSDGAVSAMYGVAHSINPEIRIFDLTHDIPPFQIWEASYRLIQTVPYWKEQTVFVSVVDPGVGSNRKSVVARTHTNQFIITPDNGTLTHLVQGNLLADARLLDDTIHRLPVMGESYTFHGRDIYAYTGARLSSRTITYSDIGPLIDLESLILLNREPARQQDERLEGIIEIFDVRFGNVWTNIPSTFIRHIGLEIGCSVQVEVVHDGNIVFSDELTWGHSFANVELGKGLVYVNSMDHLALALNQDSFAERYQVGIGNAWQVRIQKSRGEK
- a CDS encoding GDYXXLXY domain-containing protein, yielding MKRYLFPVLQIIVVLGVILSFYSISWFGDSYRFRAEPYDPFSPVFGEYVMLQYPDLKPADSVKKGLVYVTFTTDSDGYAKIDRISNERFFGSVAGDYYDKYVTIPQLNQYYVAQGTGKGYEDAKKLEVRADVSPWGTVRATDLSVRK
- a CDS encoding DUF2157 domain-containing protein, yielding MARLTKLMEWQQAGLIDAETIQRIKEYEAHRKNKKRVPLLLIVGLTFVGLALLSFLAANWQAIPALIKIGLVLVIMVGCYVLADVSERRTIWNPVAFRILGLIAFAGALIVTVQSFHMSMQGSFIGWAVFLAALAHFFTWRHPAYAILAFISGLNIFTGVGGFGSEHATFLDWTSIVFVVIVSLAWFYFSQSFPSLILSWLFLYLSGLELFALVSYDGLLWPIWTLFALVPLLLVVKQEQDRHFLYHLYLIVAAINSLIYLTIRAETTDSVIPLGEAIALAVFGLAIGYLMYQKFRPLFWILPLGLFGFLWFDEQAILIAALVELIAFVYLIEQERQGRRLTIPFIYFIAVQLTIYFIYAWDRLDMSLFFLVGALLVFLIAGVLWWIRKRHEGGVPS
- a CDS encoding methyl-accepting chemotaxis protein; this encodes MSIKQKLILTSMLLLLIPSLLIGFVSYSQAKQKITNEILQSAHAGVDRMNDEIMNIIDPMRRDVAFFADRIDGTLYQSGKQNLDLKEKMTEYLDTHPQAANIYYATTSGEMTIYPEQSMPDDYDPRDRPWYKAAEDAGGKVVITDPYVDAASGKMMVTLSQTGGNGRGVIAVDVDVDRIAEIAKKIKIGKEGYVTILDSKKKFVTHPTLKPGETASGSWVGSLYAGKEGRFSYLFEDEEKQMDFMTNSLTGWKVAGTLYDHEITDETSSILWTTLGVIAGTFLLAALLLFFILRSIISPLNRLTKSAERIQEGDLTEEVVVESDDEIGQVAESFNTMILSLRGIITNLDQSIGQVAASSEELMANAAQTTAASEQIAGSIQEMAAGAGQSKRQLDGNAISLQAITSGVMRIAESSTNVSELSRATASEAEDGTAAVTKNVEQMKAIDTSVENFGEVIQSLAHRSNEIGKIVDVINGIATQTNLLALNAAIEAARAGENGKGFAVVASEVRKLAEQSQESTKQISHLIQNIKQETERSVFLMKEVSHHTKAGLETTEDSAVRFKQIMLRTQEMTPRIEDVTATVEEIAANVQEVSASATEIAHIADENSAASERVAATTEEQLGSMEDISQSAKTLSDMAEELQVLVSRFKV
- a CDS encoding rhodanese-like domain-containing protein, with the translated sequence MKTIHVDELQEKLEAGEALHVVDVREQDEYDAGHIPNVRFLPMSEIGERYTELQEGETYYLICKAGGRSENVGRFLEQYGYDVVNVEGGMMNWKGDQEA
- a CDS encoding amino acid permease, whose product is MKQQTELNRGLEERHITLMSLGAAIGVGLFLGSAKAIQLAGPGILIGYLIGGLIIFIIMRALGELAVREPVAGSFAEYARKYVSPLAGFLTGWNYWLLWIFTCMAEITAVGIYMQEWFPNSPTWMWALGALILMTSINFIAVKFYGEFEFWFALIKIVAIVAMIILGTLTIVIGFGNGGTPVGISNLWSHGGFLPNGFGGVLLAMQMVMFAFLGIEVIGVTAGEAKNPKKTIRKAVNNVFLRILVFYIGALFVILSIYPWDQVGQNNSSPFVLLFESLGIPSAAGIINFVVLTAALSSCNSGIFSTARMMMNLSQNQEAPKRFAKISKNGVPALATILSGVALLVGVALNYFLPDDVFAIVTSIATFGAVWTWAMILIAQMRARKVHGTAEFAVPFFPIANYLALAALAGVIVLMAFDAGTRIALIVGPLWYVILIAVYYARGMHKQKRQPLDQASGE
- a CDS encoding nucleobase:cation symporter-2 family protein encodes the protein MKTLSNVKAASLGLQHVLAMYTGAAIVPLIVGSAIGLSGEELAYLVAIDLFMCGVATLLQVFVTKYTGVGLPVVLGCTFTAVGPMIAIGSLQGITAIYGALIASGLIILVISGWFSRIAILFPPVVLGSVVTIIGISLIPAAINDIGGGQGAKDFGDLRYLGLAALTIVLILIFNRYGTVFSKAAAVLIAVLIGTLVAFGMGMIDFSPVAEASWFQMVTPFYFGVPTFNATAILTMTLVGLVSMVESTGVFLTLGEITDKKLTDKDLARGYRAEGAATIIGGIFNSFPYTTYSQNVGLVQLTGVKTRKVIIFAGFFLIVLGFLPKVATFTTLIPKPVLGGAMLVMFGTVAASGIRILSRVDFSKNDHVITVALALGVGLGISMNPAIVASLPDQVRVLTDSPIVAGSVTALLLNGLFRLTEKKTTMKKSPLAKVE